The genome window CGTGCTGTTCCAGGGCGGCATCCTGACCTGCGAGGACGACCCGAACAATATCAAACGCCGCACGCAGTTCACGAACTCGCGGTTCGTCAACACGATACTTGACGGCACCTACCTGGAAAACGCCGTCTTCAACGGGGCGGACTGTTCCATCGCCTTGCGGAACTGCCTCCAGGTCCGGGCCGCCGAACCCATCGTCACGGGAACCGACATCCACCTGACGCTTGAGCGCTCCTATTTTCGGGACATGACGATCGCCGAGGTCAGGGGCAAGTCAACCCTGACGGCGGCGAACTGCCGGTTTGAATACGTGCGCTTCGGCGGCAGCACCTTCGTCAAAACCGTGTTCGCCAAGAACATTGTTTTGGGCCCCTCGCCGTACGAGCAGGAAAAACGCTCTTCCCGTTCGCGCGGGCGATAGGGTCCCTACCGTCCCAAGGCTTGCCGCGCCGCCGCCGCGCCCCATCCGACTACACGGCGCCCGCCCCTTTCTTCTCTTCCCCTTGGCCGCAAGTTTTGGTAGTCTCTCGCGAATTCATACGAATAAACGGGACTTGCCACTATGTTGGAAATAAATCTTCTGGATATCGCCGCCGGCGTCATTCTGCTTTTCTTTCTGATCCGGGGCCTTATGCGCGGCCTGGCCCGGGAGGTCGGCAGCATCGTCGGCATTATCGGCGGTTTTGCCCTGGCCC of uncultured delta proteobacterium contains these proteins:
- a CDS encoding exported hypothetical protein (Evidence 5 : No homology to any previously reported sequences); its protein translation is MSHHPFALFFRLTLLAALAALLGGCLGGGSADPYSKRYTAEDINPNPAILNSAIIKGTNLSNLRLQNVVVKDATFLNTTSQGAVFKNVVFDNCRFINAKFDRAVMENVLFQGGILTCEDDPNNIKRRTQFTNSRFVNTILDGTYLENAVFNGADCSIALRNCLQVRAAEPIVTGTDIHLTLERSYFRDMTIAEVRGKSTLTAANCRFEYVRFGGSTFVKTVFAKNIVLGPSPYEQEKRSSRSRGR